The genomic segment CTGGGTATGTAGTTGCTAGTAGTAAGTTCTATATGAAGGCCGTATGTCACAGGTGGTCAGTGTACTTTTTAACTATGTGCTATGTAGACATGTCAGGGGCTAAGGATGAGGAGTTGGATTCAGATGACCTAGATGATGTCGATGAGGCCGTGGATGGTCCTACCGGACTGCGAGGGGATGAAGGGGCAGAGGCTTCGGAAGGTCTTAGGAAGTACATGGATGAGATGGACCATGAGCTTATGGGCACCAGCATGGGACAGAGCTTCAACCAGCAGGTAAGATATGTGATCGATATTTACCACTTCTTGTTGCAGTGTGCAAATTCTGTAAAGAGTTCTTTGGAAAGAGGAAGGATTAGGGATATCTAAGTTGCATTAATTGCATATAAATATGTCAAATAACGATTGTATTCTATGATTCCAGCAGGGCACCAATAAAGCAGGCCCAGCAGCCAGTGGCTGCCCTTGTTCCCCCAGTGGGGAGGGTCTGCTGGGTGAGGATGAGGAGATCCAGCCCCTGGACATGGACCTTAACATGGTCACTAACCTCCTGGATTCTCTGAGCTCCCGGGCTGGCCGGGCCAGCCTCTAACCTGCTGCAGAGTCTGGGCATCCACCTGCCACCCAATACTGACCGTTCATGCTGAACACCTGCCCCTCAACTCTGACCATTCATTGAGAACTCTGACCGCTCATTATGCCCTAGCAAGGAAAATCACCCAACACCTAGTTCTTACTGTCTGTGCAGCCTAGATACACTGCCCTTTAAACTTTTTGCTCACAGAGTACACCATGGACCACACCAGAATCAATAATGTGCATCAGGACAGTGGTTTGACAACTGGATCATGTTTGCCATTCTGAATGCAGGATCTAAAAGGTAACTGTAACCCTACAAGTTGTGATCCTAACGTAGAGGCACTTTCTCCCCTTTTGGATATTTGAATCTGATTGTC from the Oncorhynchus kisutch isolate 150728-3 linkage group LG4, Okis_V2, whole genome shotgun sequence genome contains:
- the LOC109889985 gene encoding protein ecdysoneless homolog isoform X2 yields the protein MSSHEGAHLPWSHSNEPFGFDPDSMAIALDRLLDMSGAKDEELDSDDLDDVDEAVDGPTGLRGDEGAEASEGLRKYMDEMDHELMGTSMGQSFNQQGTNKAGPAASGCPCSPSGEGLLGEDEEIQPLDMDLNMVTNLLDSLSSRAGRASL
- the LOC109889985 gene encoding protein ecdysoneless homolog isoform X1; the encoded protein is MSSHEGAHLPWSHSNEPFGFDPDSMAIALDRLLDMSGAKDEELDSDDLDDVDEAVDGPTGLRGDEGAEASEGLRKYMDEMDHELMGTSMGQSFNQQQGTNKAGPAASGCPCSPSGEGLLGEDEEIQPLDMDLNMVTNLLDSLSSRAGRASL